The following proteins are co-located in the Billgrantia tianxiuensis genome:
- a CDS encoding sulfite exporter TauE/SafE family protein — MLELLSPLAAGVNLALVLLSVATSALSAAAGIGGGTLLIIAMAQVMPATALIPVHGMVQLGSNGGRAAMTWRHVRRDIVAAFLPGVIVGAVVAAWLLIRLPYGVLELCIAAFVLYSCWGPGLPQRAVGRTGTVIAGALTTLLSSFVGASGPMVASFIKLGMSERLPRVATFATCMTLQHTTKAFIFGFAGFVFRDWLGLMLAMVVAGFVGTWLGLRLLNRVTDHRFDFFFKWTLTLLALRLIWLGVARLLGLG; from the coding sequence ATGCTGGAACTGCTCTCGCCGCTGGCGGCCGGGGTCAACCTGGCCCTGGTGCTGCTTTCCGTGGCGACTTCGGCGCTCTCTGCGGCGGCCGGCATCGGTGGGGGCACGCTGCTGATCATCGCCATGGCCCAGGTGATGCCGGCCACGGCACTGATCCCGGTGCACGGCATGGTCCAGCTCGGCTCCAACGGCGGTCGCGCGGCGATGACCTGGCGTCACGTGCGCCGCGACATCGTCGCGGCCTTCCTTCCCGGGGTGATCGTTGGCGCCGTGGTGGCAGCCTGGTTGCTGATTCGCCTGCCTTACGGCGTGCTGGAGCTGTGTATCGCCGCCTTCGTGCTCTACTCCTGCTGGGGGCCGGGCCTGCCCCAGCGGGCGGTGGGACGCACCGGCACCGTGATCGCCGGTGCGCTTACCACCCTGCTCTCCAGTTTCGTCGGCGCCAGCGGCCCCATGGTGGCCTCGTTCATCAAGCTCGGCATGAGCGAGCGGCTGCCACGGGTGGCCACTTTCGCCACCTGCATGACGCTCCAGCACACCACCAAGGCGTTCATCTTCGGCTTTGCCGGCTTCGTCTTTCGTGACTGGCTGGGGCTGATGCTGGCGATGGTGGTGGCAGGGTTCGTCGGAACCTGGCTGGGCCTGCGCCTGCTGAACCGGGTGACCGATCACCGCTTCGACTTTTTCTTCAAGTGGACGCTGACCCTGCTGGCGCTGCGCCTGATCTGGCTGGGCGTGGCACGGCTGTTGGGTTTAGGCTGA
- a CDS encoding ABC transporter ATP-binding protein yields MSSTPSSDNQRLAQRSAAPEAGHEPDTAGQEPVLSVRHLRVEFPTRHGTLVALDDVSFDIAPGEVLGVVGESGAGKSMTGNAVIRLLEPPGRIASGEIHLSGKRIDHLPEDEFVPLRGRHIGMIFQDPLTSLNPLFSIGDQLVETIRAHLPMSERQAREEALKLLREVGIPAPENRLDSYPHQFSGGMRQRVVIALALAARPEFIIADEPTTALDVSVQAQILALLKRLCADHGTAVMLVTHDMGVIAETADRVAVMYAGRLIEIGPVDEVVRNPQHPYTKGLMASIPGITKKLERLYQIEGSMPRLAAIPSGCAFNPRCPHAQQRCRDERPDLMPAEGSRAACWLHDPVDPLPPRQDAEGREVSHVR; encoded by the coding sequence ATGTCCTCAACCCCAAGCTCCGATAATCAACGCCTGGCTCAGCGCAGCGCTGCTCCGGAGGCGGGTCACGAGCCCGACACCGCAGGGCAGGAGCCGGTCCTTTCCGTACGCCATCTGCGGGTGGAGTTCCCGACCCGCCATGGCACTCTGGTGGCGCTCGATGACGTCTCCTTCGACATCGCTCCCGGCGAAGTGCTGGGCGTGGTAGGCGAGTCCGGGGCCGGCAAGTCGATGACCGGCAACGCCGTGATCCGGCTGCTCGAGCCGCCCGGGCGCATCGCCTCGGGGGAGATTCACCTCTCGGGCAAGCGCATCGATCACCTGCCGGAAGACGAATTCGTGCCGCTGCGCGGCCGTCATATCGGCATGATCTTCCAGGACCCGCTGACCAGCCTCAACCCGCTGTTTTCGATTGGCGACCAACTGGTGGAGACCATCCGCGCGCACCTGCCGATGAGCGAGCGCCAGGCTCGCGAAGAGGCGCTCAAGCTGCTGCGTGAAGTGGGCATTCCCGCTCCCGAGAACCGGCTAGACAGCTACCCGCACCAGTTCTCCGGCGGTATGCGCCAGCGCGTGGTGATCGCCCTGGCGCTGGCGGCGCGCCCCGAGTTCATCATCGCCGACGAACCCACCACGGCGCTGGACGTCTCGGTGCAGGCGCAGATTCTCGCCCTGCTCAAGCGCCTGTGTGCCGACCATGGCACCGCGGTGATGCTGGTCACCCACGACATGGGCGTGATCGCCGAGACTGCCGACCGGGTGGCGGTGATGTACGCCGGCCGGCTGATCGAGATCGGCCCGGTCGACGAGGTGGTGCGCAACCCGCAGCACCCCTACACCAAGGGGCTGATGGCCTCGATTCCCGGCATTACAAAGAAACTCGAGCGCCTCTACCAGATCGAGGGTTCCATGCCGCGGCTGGCGGCGATTCCTTCGGGCTGCGCCTTCAACCCGCGCTGCCCTCATGCCCAGCAGCGCTGTCGTGACGAGAGGCCGGACCTAATGCCGGCAGAGGGCAGCCGGGCGGCCTGCTGGCTGCACGACCCGGTCGACCCGCTGCCGCCGCGGCAGGATGCAGAGGGACGGGAGGTGAGCCATGTGCGCTGA
- a CDS encoding ABC transporter substrate-binding protein, translating to MNRGRIGERAKCWFWLAAVMLALTPTMVWAERSVETAFGEVVVPDAPQRVVTLHEGALDTALAVGIMPLGAVTTRGGDGVARYIEAHLDGERPTIVGVVREINLEAVLRLGPDLILAPPQLSEAQYRLLSRMAPTVVPLSEGLDPELWRDEARLHAQALGRGAEVEALLEQVDARAAEIAERIVADEAPSAVLVRWMPQGPMVLSADLFTAGLVRAAGVEIHDAGLVEESKPHSDTLSLENLSRVDADWLFLATLNEEGRDALEAARASPAFSRLDVVARDQVVPVDGQLWTSATGPLAALAILDELDTALSP from the coding sequence ATGAACCGTGGGCGAATCGGTGAAAGGGCGAAGTGCTGGTTCTGGCTGGCTGCGGTAATGCTGGCGCTGACGCCCACGATGGTCTGGGCCGAGAGAAGCGTGGAAACGGCCTTTGGCGAGGTAGTCGTGCCCGATGCTCCACAGCGGGTGGTTACCCTTCACGAGGGCGCTCTCGATACCGCCCTGGCGGTCGGCATCATGCCCTTGGGTGCCGTGACCACCCGTGGCGGCGACGGTGTGGCCCGCTACATCGAGGCTCATCTCGACGGCGAGCGCCCGACTATTGTCGGCGTGGTGCGCGAGATCAATCTAGAGGCCGTATTGAGGCTGGGGCCGGACCTGATCCTGGCCCCGCCACAGCTATCGGAGGCACAGTACCGGCTGCTCTCGCGCATGGCCCCTACCGTGGTGCCGCTGTCCGAAGGGCTTGACCCCGAGCTGTGGCGGGATGAGGCGCGTCTGCATGCCCAGGCCTTGGGGCGCGGGGCGGAAGTCGAAGCGTTGCTCGAACAGGTCGATGCCAGGGCCGCCGAGATTGCCGAGCGCATCGTGGCCGATGAGGCGCCCAGTGCTGTGTTGGTACGTTGGATGCCGCAAGGTCCCATGGTCTTGTCCGCCGACCTGTTTACCGCTGGACTGGTACGTGCCGCCGGCGTAGAGATCCACGATGCCGGCCTGGTGGAAGAGAGCAAACCGCACAGCGATACCCTGAGCCTGGAGAACCTTTCTCGCGTCGATGCCGACTGGCTGTTCCTGGCCACCCTCAACGAGGAAGGACGCGACGCACTCGAGGCCGCCAGGGCGTCGCCGGCCTTCTCCCGACTCGACGTGGTGGCTCGCGATCAGGTCGTACCGGTCGATGGCCAGCTGTGGACGAGTGCCACCGGCCCGCTGGCGGCACTGGCGATCCTTGACGAGCTAGACACCGCGCTGTCGCCTTGA
- a CDS encoding TonB-dependent receptor domain-containing protein encodes MLHSRRTALVVAIASAPIAFAAQAEDAKRLDSIVVTAAGFEQALNDAPASISVIPREELERKRYSNIAEAIADVPGVDVRSGMGKTGGLNVSIRGMPSNYTLILIDGRRQNASGDVTPNGFGETATSFMPPLSAIERIEVIRGPMSTLYGSDAMGGVINVITRPVSDTWAGSVTLDTTFQQDRDAGNSQGISFYTSGPLIDDVLGLQLRGRLFDRDASERLIPDSAGRDPRATEARIYSLGGRLTLRADDSNSVWLDAERARQSYSNDDCRLGTLDGTNRATCEPQPGQFWGYEDELRFNRDQIAIGHTGRFEAGTLESSLTHNTTETLGRTLPAGSAPEYGYEAQGGEPRLLENRDIVFDTKFTMPFDTHMLTMGGQYIDARLEDGAAGDQAFEQQSWALFAEDEWWLRDDLALTLGGRYEHHDAFGGHFSPRGYLVWNTTDHWTLKGGVSRGYKTPTLNQLHDGITGFGNQGQTVTIGSPDLEPEKSTNYELGAIYDNLGGLTVSGTAFYNRFTDRIAEGAEIPNCLHPDGNVPGCISVGNFSQQTGFTQLLNIDEARTRGIELEARYRFAPAWEVRGGYTYTDTEITSGEEEGMLLTNAPKHKLTASLGWDVTERLNTTLEGEYYSSRERFSDGIPTGGQDLALYEQVGNRLDGYELFHLRTTYRFSDRVRLTGTIYNLLDKDFGKSDSYEWQGDTYQAYRYTQTGRSTDGVALDGRSFWLSATYEF; translated from the coding sequence ATGCTCCACTCTCGCCGCACCGCGCTGGTCGTCGCGATTGCCAGTGCGCCAATTGCCTTTGCCGCTCAGGCTGAGGACGCCAAGCGCCTCGATAGCATCGTCGTGACCGCCGCCGGCTTCGAACAGGCACTCAACGACGCCCCTGCCAGCATCTCGGTGATTCCCCGCGAAGAACTGGAGCGCAAGCGCTACTCGAACATTGCTGAGGCCATCGCCGATGTGCCCGGCGTCGACGTCCGTTCAGGCATGGGCAAGACAGGCGGGTTGAACGTGAGTATTCGCGGGATGCCGAGCAACTATACGTTGATCCTGATCGACGGCCGCCGGCAAAACGCCTCGGGCGACGTGACGCCCAACGGTTTCGGCGAAACCGCCACCAGCTTCATGCCGCCACTGTCTGCCATCGAACGTATCGAAGTCATTCGTGGCCCCATGTCGACCCTGTACGGCTCCGATGCCATGGGTGGCGTCATCAATGTCATTACCCGCCCCGTCAGCGACACCTGGGCAGGCAGTGTCACACTGGACACCACCTTCCAGCAGGACCGGGATGCGGGCAACTCCCAAGGTATCAGCTTCTACACCTCGGGCCCGCTGATCGACGATGTGTTGGGTCTTCAACTGCGCGGTCGTCTATTCGATCGCGATGCTTCCGAGCGCCTGATTCCCGACAGCGCCGGACGCGATCCTCGCGCCACCGAAGCACGGATCTACTCGCTGGGCGGTCGGCTGACACTACGCGCCGATGACAGCAACTCCGTCTGGTTGGACGCGGAGCGCGCTCGTCAGAGCTACTCCAACGACGACTGCCGCCTGGGTACGCTGGACGGCACCAATCGCGCCACTTGCGAGCCCCAGCCAGGCCAGTTCTGGGGCTATGAGGACGAGCTGCGCTTCAACCGCGACCAGATAGCCATCGGCCATACCGGACGCTTCGAAGCCGGTACGCTGGAGAGCAGCCTCACTCACAACACGACCGAAACCCTGGGTCGCACCCTGCCGGCAGGCAGCGCACCAGAGTACGGCTACGAGGCGCAGGGAGGCGAGCCACGGCTGCTGGAGAACCGGGATATCGTCTTCGATACCAAGTTCACCATGCCATTCGATACTCACATGCTCACCATGGGCGGCCAGTACATCGACGCCCGCCTCGAAGACGGCGCGGCTGGCGATCAAGCCTTCGAACAGCAAAGCTGGGCGCTGTTCGCCGAAGACGAATGGTGGCTACGCGACGACCTGGCGCTCACACTGGGCGGTCGCTACGAGCATCATGATGCCTTCGGCGGTCACTTCAGTCCGCGCGGCTATCTGGTCTGGAACACCACCGACCATTGGACGCTCAAGGGCGGCGTCAGCCGGGGCTACAAGACACCGACACTCAACCAGCTGCATGACGGCATTACCGGCTTCGGCAATCAGGGGCAAACGGTCACCATCGGCTCGCCCGATCTCGAGCCTGAGAAAAGCACCAACTACGAGCTGGGCGCTATTTACGACAACCTGGGCGGTCTGACGGTCAGCGGTACGGCCTTCTATAACCGCTTTACCGACCGCATTGCCGAAGGCGCGGAGATCCCCAACTGCCTGCACCCGGACGGCAATGTTCCCGGCTGCATCAGCGTGGGCAACTTCTCCCAACAGACCGGCTTCACCCAGCTGCTCAACATCGATGAGGCAAGAACCCGGGGCATCGAGCTGGAGGCGCGCTACCGTTTTGCTCCCGCTTGGGAGGTTCGTGGCGGCTATACCTATACCGACACCGAGATCACTTCGGGCGAGGAAGAGGGCATGCTGCTCACCAACGCACCCAAGCACAAGCTGACCGCCAGCCTGGGCTGGGACGTGACGGAAAGGCTCAATACCACTCTCGAAGGCGAGTACTACTCCTCACGCGAACGGTTCAGCGACGGCATTCCGACGGGTGGTCAAGACCTGGCGCTATACGAGCAAGTGGGCAACAGGCTGGATGGCTACGAACTGTTCCACCTGCGTACCACGTACCGCTTCTCCGACCGGGTGCGCCTGACCGGCACGATCTACAACCTGCTCGACAAGGACTTCGGCAAGTCGGACAGCTACGAGTGGCAGGGTGATACGTATCAAGCCTACCGTTACACCCAAACCGGTCGCTCCACCGACGGCGTCGCCCTGGATGGCCGCAGTTTCTGGCTCTCCGCGACCTATGAGTTCTGA
- a CDS encoding LysR family transcriptional regulator yields MYDLDELLAFDHVMRSGSLTRSARALNLAKSTLSRRISQLERQLGQSLLRRQSNRLLPTEAGQLFHAYCRQILELAEQSHQALEELSEEVSGELHVATHNALARSWLASSLAQFMSLHPAVRLTLQTCPTPPLSAESQIVTLWLGEVHGSELRQETLGWLGRSLYGHPDYFVQRGHPQHPRELTQHAWIDLLGEAEHGLILTHPQQGEFRFTPPESRFRVDQQMLHGDTIARGHGLGIMPDWMAAARERAHPGTLERCLPEWSLAPTPVTLLYPYGPRPRRLSALLTFLRQATPAEWEPSLGEPGTVHGMAHPAVVARHAT; encoded by the coding sequence ATGTACGATCTCGACGAGCTTCTCGCCTTTGACCATGTCATGCGCTCCGGCAGTCTGACTCGCAGTGCCCGCGCCCTGAACCTGGCCAAGTCGACATTGAGCCGGCGCATCTCCCAGCTAGAACGCCAATTGGGCCAGTCGCTGCTGCGCCGTCAGTCCAATCGCCTGCTACCCACCGAGGCCGGCCAGCTGTTCCACGCCTACTGCCGGCAAATTCTCGAGCTTGCCGAACAAAGCCATCAGGCCTTGGAGGAACTGAGCGAAGAGGTCAGCGGCGAGCTGCATGTGGCTACGCATAACGCTCTGGCGCGTAGCTGGCTGGCTTCTAGCCTGGCGCAGTTCATGAGCCTTCATCCCGCCGTGCGTCTGACCCTGCAGACCTGTCCCACGCCGCCCCTGTCTGCCGAGAGTCAAATCGTGACTCTCTGGCTGGGGGAGGTCCACGGCAGCGAATTGCGCCAGGAAACGCTGGGCTGGCTTGGTCGGAGCCTATACGGTCACCCCGATTACTTCGTCCAGCGCGGTCATCCGCAGCATCCTCGCGAGCTCACTCAGCACGCCTGGATCGATCTGCTCGGCGAAGCCGAGCATGGGCTGATCCTTACCCATCCACAGCAAGGTGAGTTTCGTTTCACACCCCCTGAATCGCGCTTTCGCGTCGACCAGCAGATGCTGCATGGCGATACCATCGCCCGCGGTCATGGGCTGGGAATCATGCCTGACTGGATGGCAGCGGCACGCGAGCGAGCCCATCCCGGTACGCTTGAGCGCTGTTTGCCGGAATGGAGCCTTGCCCCTACGCCTGTAACGCTGCTCTATCCCTACGGCCCGCGTCCTCGGCGCTTGAGTGCCTTGCTCACCTTCTTGCGCCAAGCCACGCCTGCCGAGTGGGAACCGAGCCTTGGTGAGCCAGGCACTGTTCACGGTATGGCCCACCCGGCAGTCGTTGCACGGCACGCAACGTAA
- a CDS encoding ABC transporter permease, with protein sequence MSQDIQTRESAAPVVPPKPSKWRTFLDSDVVYSWKRQPVVILATLVTLTMFAAALFAPWIAPQNPFDPRQLELIDAFTPPLTTSDFTGNFYLLGSDSQGRDVFSAILYGSRISLLVGFAAVIFALVMGTALGLLAGFRGGWRDALIMRIADVQLTFPSILMALLIFGVIRGFLPRSMHAEVAIIVLIIAIGLSDWVQYARAVRGATMVEKSKEYVQAARVIGLPARKILFQHILPNVLRPVLVIGTIGLALAIIAEATLSFLGVGMPATQPSLGTLIRVGQDYMFSGEWWILLFPGAALLMLALSVNLLGDWLRDVLNPKLR encoded by the coding sequence ATGAGCCAGGATATCCAGACCCGGGAGAGTGCCGCGCCGGTGGTTCCCCCCAAGCCGAGCAAGTGGCGTACCTTCCTCGACAGCGATGTCGTCTACTCATGGAAGCGCCAGCCGGTGGTAATACTCGCCACCCTGGTGACGCTGACCATGTTCGCGGCGGCCCTGTTCGCGCCGTGGATCGCGCCGCAGAACCCCTTCGATCCGCGTCAGCTTGAGCTGATCGATGCCTTCACGCCGCCGCTGACGACCTCTGACTTCACCGGCAACTTCTACCTGCTGGGCAGCGACAGCCAGGGCCGCGACGTCTTCTCGGCGATTCTCTACGGCTCGCGCATCTCGCTGCTGGTGGGCTTCGCCGCGGTGATCTTCGCCCTGGTGATGGGCACCGCCCTGGGCCTGTTGGCGGGCTTCCGCGGAGGCTGGCGCGACGCGCTGATCATGCGCATCGCCGACGTACAGCTCACCTTCCCGTCGATCCTGATGGCGCTGTTGATCTTCGGCGTCATTCGCGGCTTCCTGCCGCGCTCGATGCACGCCGAGGTGGCGATTATCGTGCTGATCATTGCCATCGGGCTCTCCGACTGGGTGCAGTATGCCCGTGCGGTGCGCGGCGCCACCATGGTGGAGAAGAGCAAGGAGTACGTGCAGGCAGCGCGGGTGATCGGGCTGCCGGCGCGCAAGATCCTGTTCCAGCACATCCTGCCCAACGTGCTGCGGCCGGTGCTGGTGATCGGCACCATCGGGCTGGCGCTGGCCATCATCGCCGAGGCCACGCTGTCATTCCTGGGGGTCGGCATGCCGGCCACCCAGCCGAGCCTGGGCACCCTTATCCGGGTGGGCCAGGATTACATGTTCTCGGGAGAGTGGTGGATCCTGCTCTTCCCCGGGGCGGCGCTGCTGATGCTGGCGCTCTCCGTCAACTTGCTGGGAGACTGGTTGCGTGATGTCCTCAACCCCAAGCTCCGATAA
- a CDS encoding ABC transporter permease, translated as MLAFLIQRVLQAIFVMFVVALISFSLFHYVGDPVLNMLGQEATEADRAALRAQLGLDQPVVVQFWNFIVNAAQFEFGISYRSARPVTDLILERLPATLELAIISAIFAVVMGIVLGIYTALRRRSWLANFIMTASLIGVSLPTFLIGVLLIYIFAVELGILPAFGRGETVRIGNWWSTGLLTASGLRSLILPAITLGLFQLTLIMRLVRAEMLEVLSTDYIKFARARGLSKRVVHLRHALKNTMIPVITIIGLQLGTIIAFAIITETVFQWPGVGALFITAVRFVDVPVMAAYLMMIALVFVVINLVVDLLYYAVDPRLRAQGGGK; from the coding sequence ATGCTAGCGTTTCTGATCCAGCGCGTGCTGCAGGCCATCTTCGTGATGTTCGTGGTCGCGCTCATCTCGTTCTCGCTGTTCCACTACGTCGGCGACCCGGTGCTCAACATGCTCGGGCAGGAAGCCACCGAAGCCGACCGCGCCGCACTGCGGGCACAGCTCGGTCTCGACCAGCCGGTGGTGGTGCAGTTCTGGAATTTCATTGTCAATGCCGCTCAGTTCGAGTTCGGCATCTCCTACCGCTCGGCCCGTCCGGTCACCGACCTGATCCTCGAACGGCTGCCCGCCACCCTGGAGCTGGCCATCATCTCGGCGATCTTCGCCGTGGTCATGGGCATCGTGCTGGGCATCTATACGGCGCTACGCCGGCGCAGCTGGCTGGCCAACTTCATCATGACCGCCTCGCTGATCGGCGTGTCGCTGCCCACCTTCCTGATCGGCGTGCTGCTGATCTACATATTCGCCGTGGAGCTCGGCATACTGCCGGCCTTCGGCCGCGGCGAGACGGTGCGCATCGGCAACTGGTGGTCCACCGGGCTACTGACGGCAAGCGGCCTGCGCTCGCTGATCCTTCCGGCGATCACCCTGGGGCTGTTCCAGCTCACGCTGATCATGCGCCTGGTGCGCGCCGAGATGCTCGAGGTGCTGAGCACCGACTACATCAAGTTCGCGCGGGCGCGGGGGCTGTCGAAGCGAGTGGTACATCTGCGCCACGCGCTGAAGAACACCATGATCCCGGTCATTACCATCATCGGCCTGCAGCTCGGCACCATCATCGCTTTTGCGATAATCACCGAGACGGTCTTCCAGTGGCCCGGCGTGGGAGCCCTGTTCATCACCGCCGTGCGTTTCGTCGACGTGCCGGTCATGGCCGCTTACCTGATGATGATCGCGCTGGTGTTCGTGGTCATCAATCTGGTGGTGGATCTGCTCTACTACGCCGTCGACCCACGGCTGCGGGCCCAGGGAGGTGGCAAATGA
- a CDS encoding ABC transporter ATP-binding protein, with product MCADTAVKKTTAAQGEILLEAQDLARYFDVSKPWLNRVIERSERLTLKAVDGVGFSIRRGETLSLVGESGCGKSTVARLVVGLYGLTRGRLVFDGEDISDLASRTGRQAASVRKRFQMIFQDPYASLNPLWRVGTIIGEPLRFFRPEMSATDRRRRVGELLEQVGMSAMDANRYPHEFSGGQRQRISIARALANEPEFMICDEPTSALDVSVQAQILNLMRDLQDEYGLTYLFISHDMAVVKHMSDRIAVMYLGRIAEIAPADQLFENPHHPYSKMLLAAVPSLEGVGKERSVIQGEVPNPVHPPSGCAFHPRCPHANARCQAEVPRLIARSDGSEVACHGVEEGRLP from the coding sequence ATGTGCGCTGATACGGCAGTGAAAAAGACCACGGCGGCGCAGGGCGAGATCCTGCTCGAAGCCCAGGACCTGGCGCGCTATTTCGACGTTTCCAAGCCTTGGCTCAACCGGGTCATCGAGCGCAGCGAACGGCTCACGCTCAAGGCGGTGGACGGTGTGGGCTTCTCCATTCGCCGCGGCGAGACCCTCTCGCTGGTGGGCGAGTCGGGCTGCGGCAAGTCCACCGTGGCGCGGCTGGTGGTGGGGCTCTACGGGCTCACCCGCGGCAGGCTGGTGTTCGACGGCGAGGACATCAGCGACCTGGCCAGCCGTACCGGGCGCCAGGCCGCCAGCGTGCGCAAGCGTTTCCAGATGATCTTCCAGGACCCCTACGCCAGCCTCAACCCGCTGTGGCGGGTGGGCACCATCATCGGCGAGCCACTGCGCTTCTTCCGCCCCGAGATGAGCGCCACCGACCGCCGCCGCCGGGTGGGCGAGCTGCTCGAGCAGGTGGGGATGTCGGCCATGGATGCCAACCGCTACCCGCACGAGTTCTCCGGCGGCCAGCGTCAGCGTATCTCCATCGCCCGGGCACTCGCCAACGAGCCGGAGTTCATGATCTGCGACGAGCCCACCTCGGCGCTGGACGTCTCGGTGCAGGCGCAGATCCTCAACCTGATGCGCGACCTGCAGGACGAATACGGCCTGACGTACCTGTTCATCAGCCACGACATGGCGGTGGTCAAGCACATGTCGGACCGCATCGCAGTGATGTACCTGGGGCGCATCGCCGAGATCGCCCCGGCCGACCAGCTCTTCGAGAACCCCCACCATCCCTACTCGAAGATGCTGCTGGCCGCGGTGCCGTCGCTGGAGGGCGTGGGCAAGGAGCGCAGCGTGATCCAGGGCGAGGTGCCCAACCCGGTGCATCCACCCTCCGGCTGCGCCTTCCATCCGCGCTGCCCTCACGCCAACGCCCGCTGCCAGGCCGAGGTGCCGCGGCTGATCGCGCGCAGCGACGGCAGCGAGGTGGCGTGCCACGGCGTCGAGGAGGGCAGGTTGCCATGA
- a CDS encoding FecCD family ABC transporter permease, whose protein sequence is MVLLALVCLASLLLGAGDVGPARALAVLMGQGDAEARFVLGSLRLPRTLIGLVVGLSLGVAGALLQAVTRNPLAEPGLLGVSAGAAFAVALALLLGATATTMRVGVAQLGAMAGCLCVLGVARVSGAGNDPVRLVLAGAALTGLLLSLTSLLLLFDQRAADEIRFWIVGSLAGRRLEHLVAILPSLLLAGGLVLAVARPLAAMALGERIASGLGHRPGLIRLLVIVAVALLVGAATATAGPIAFIGLVVPFAARALAGPDIRRTLWFCLPLGPLMVIAADIVSRLLVAPSEMPLGVLTALCGAPVLVAVVRARRMPTL, encoded by the coding sequence ATAGTGTTACTAGCCCTGGTTTGCCTGGCCAGCCTGCTGTTGGGGGCCGGTGATGTCGGCCCGGCCCGGGCGCTTGCCGTATTGATGGGGCAGGGCGATGCCGAAGCCAGGTTCGTTCTCGGCTCGCTGCGTTTGCCGCGTACCCTGATCGGACTGGTGGTGGGGTTGTCGCTTGGCGTGGCTGGCGCTCTGCTGCAGGCGGTCACACGTAACCCGCTGGCCGAGCCGGGACTACTGGGTGTCAGCGCGGGTGCGGCTTTCGCCGTCGCGCTGGCGCTGCTATTGGGTGCTACGGCAACGACGATGCGGGTCGGCGTGGCCCAGCTCGGCGCCATGGCGGGCTGTCTCTGCGTACTGGGTGTGGCCCGGGTAAGTGGAGCCGGCAATGATCCGGTGCGGCTGGTGTTGGCTGGCGCTGCGCTGACGGGCCTACTGCTCTCGCTCACTTCACTATTGCTGTTGTTCGATCAGCGCGCCGCCGACGAGATCCGCTTCTGGATCGTCGGCAGCCTGGCTGGCCGGCGCCTCGAGCATCTCGTTGCCATCCTGCCTAGCCTGTTGCTGGCCGGCGGGTTGGTACTTGCCGTGGCCCGTCCCTTGGCGGCAATGGCGCTTGGCGAACGGATCGCGAGTGGCCTTGGGCACCGCCCGGGGCTGATCCGGCTGCTGGTTATCGTGGCCGTGGCGCTGCTGGTAGGAGCGGCCACCGCCACGGCCGGCCCCATCGCCTTCATCGGCCTGGTCGTACCGTTCGCCGCCCGGGCGCTGGCCGGCCCCGACATTCGCCGTACCCTGTGGTTCTGTCTGCCGCTGGGGCCGCTGATGGTGATTGCGGCCGACATCGTCTCGCGGTTGCTGGTCGCGCCTTCGGAAATGCCGCTGGGAGTGCTCACTGCCTTGTGTGGCGCCCCGGTGCTGGTGGCCGTGGTGCGAGCACGCCGCATGCCGACCCTCTGA